A segment of the Gemmatimonadota bacterium genome:
GAAACCCCACAGCAGATAGAACCCCGCCGCCAGCACTCCGACGTGAACGAGTGCGCGCCGCATCCCCTCACCCAGCGCGGTGACCAGTCGCTGACGACCGGAGAGGACACCGGACACGCCTCGTGCGCCCATCACCATCAACGCACCGACGTAGAGGGCCGTCAGCCATTCGCCCAGAGCGAAGGGGAGCAGGCCGCTGAGGCGCGAGAGGGGCTCGATGAGCACCGGGCCGATCCCACGGGCGTAGACCCGCTCGGTGAAGCCCGGCGCGGCACGCAGCGCCAGCGAGGCCAGGTAGGCGCTTGCGCCCAATGCGGCGGACCACAGCGCGCGGCGCCACCGCTGCAGGAAATCGCGCGTCGACTCGCTCACGGCTCGAAGGGGAGTTGCGACGGTCTCAGCGGAACATCGCGGTCAGGCCGGAGCGGCTTCGGCCGCCTCTTCCGGCAGGGGGAACCAGCGCAGCGCCTCGAAGTCTGCCGTGCGCTCGCCGTGGACGCGGCCCGGACCGGTCCCGGGCTCCGCCTCCGCAAAGATCCGTCGGGCCTCCGTGAGGTAGGCCGGAAGTTGATCTTCGGTCTCGGTCCTTCGGTGCTGCGGGTACAGAAACCCCTCACCGGTCAGACGAAGGTCGTGCAGGCTGAGGGGTGGCTCCACCACGCCCCCAGCGTGACGCCAGAGCCCGGTGCCGATCTCGAAGTCGTAGTGATCGAGCAGGCGCCAGCCGTCGCGCGCCACCTGGTCCACGGCCTCGAGAACGAAGGCGAACGTCTCCTCGGAGATGAAGTAGTTGAAGTTCACTCGCACCCAGCCGGGCTTGATCCCTTCACAGCCACGGCCGATCTCGCGCTCGAACTCGTGCGAGGTGTCGAGGTCGATGCCCAAGAGACGATGCCCGTAAGGGCCGGCGCACGAGCAGCCACCGCGCGACTGGATGCCGAACAGATCGTTGAGCAGTGCCACCACATAGTTGTGGTGGAGATAGCGAGAGCCGTTCTTGATGATGAACGACACGATGGACAACCGCTCCGCTTCGCAGCTTCCCAGAATCTGGATGTCGGGGTTCTGCTTCCAGCGCTCGATGGCTCGCCGGATGAAAGACTCCTCCCGCTCCCGGATCACGTCGACGCCAACAGCCTCCTTGACCAGGAAGACGAGCCCGGCCCGGATGGACCCGATGATGTCCGGCGTTCCGCCCTCTTCGCGGTGCTCCGGATCCTGCAAGTAGTGGTGCTCCTCCGGGTTGACATACCACACCGTGCCTCCACCCGGCACGGCCGGCACCGTGTTGGTAAGCAGCGCCTTGCGGACAACGAGGATGCCCGGCGTACCCGGGCCTCCGATGAGCTTATGTGGCGAGATGAAGACGGCGTCCTTGTATGCCAAGCCGCTCTCGCCCACGTCCGCGGGTGGTACCATGTCGATGCGGACGTACGGTGCAGCTGCCGCGAAGTCCCAGAATGAAAGGGCGCCGTAGCGGTGGAGCAGCGTGGACACGGCGAAGGTGTTCGACACGATGCCTGTCACGTTCGACGCCGCGCTGAAGCTGCCGATCTTGAGGGGTCGGTCCCGGAAGCGCTGGAGTTGTTCCTCCAGGTGGACGAGGTCGATGCCACCTTTCACATCCTCGCGGATCTCGACCACGTCTGCGATCGACTCGCGCCAGGGGAGCTCGTTGGAGTGGTGCTCGTACGGGCCGATGAGCACCACCGGCCGTTCTTCCGGCGGGATCTGCTCCGTCAGGGCGTAGCGCGCATCGAGGTCATGCGGGATCCGTAGGTTCAGGATCCCGATGAGTCGATCGACGGCTCCAGTCGCCCCGGTCCCGCAGAAGATGACGGCATGCTCGTCGGTGGCCCCCACACAACGACGCACGATCGCGCGGGCGTCCTCGCGGAACCGGGTCGTCTG
Coding sequences within it:
- a CDS encoding aminotransferase class V-fold PLP-dependent enzyme is translated as MTEPNPILDLLRCSVIGADEAVLGPFGPRRVTYADYTASGRSLSFVEDLIRDAVLPLYANTHTESSGTGLQTTRFREDARAIVRRCVGATDEHAVIFCGTGATGAVDRLIGILNLRIPHDLDARYALTEQIPPEERPVVLIGPYEHHSNELPWRESIADVVEIREDVKGGIDLVHLEEQLQRFRDRPLKIGSFSAASNVTGIVSNTFAVSTLLHRYGALSFWDFAAAAPYVRIDMVPPADVGESGLAYKDAVFISPHKLIGGPGTPGILVVRKALLTNTVPAVPGGGTVWYVNPEEHHYLQDPEHREEGGTPDIIGSIRAGLVFLVKEAVGVDVIREREESFIRRAIERWKQNPDIQILGSCEAERLSIVSFIIKNGSRYLHHNYVVALLNDLFGIQSRGGCSCAGPYGHRLLGIDLDTSHEFEREIGRGCEGIKPGWVRVNFNYFISEETFAFVLEAVDQVARDGWRLLDHYDFEIGTGLWRHAGGVVEPPLSLHDLRLTGEGFLYPQHRRTETEDQLPAYLTEARRIFAEAEPGTGPGRVHGERTADFEALRWFPLPEEAAEAAPA